ACAGAGCAAAGAAACTGCAACGGATGCAATTCTTACTAGCTCTCAAGAGAGTGATCAAGGACAAGGGAATTCCTCTCCAGAACAAGCTGGAAGCCCATCTGAAGGTGAAGGGATTTCAACATGGGAATCATTTAAAAGGTTAGTCACCCCAAGAAGAAAATCCAAAACAAGAATGGAAGAGAGAACCGAAGACTCTGTCACTGGATCTAGCCTGGAGCATTCAACATCAGATGGTGAGCCTGGAAAAGATGAATCATGGGTTCCATTTAGAAAACTTATGCCTGGCcgcagaaagaaaaagtcagaTGGGAAGCCAGAACCAACTCATCTTAAGCAAGCAAGAGAAGACATGGCAGAAACAGCTGAGGAAGATTCGGACGTTCCAGCTGTTGTTCCTTTGTCTGAATATGAAGCAGCAGAGCAAGAGAAAATTGAAGCTCAGCAAGTAAAAGATGCTGAAGCATTGAAAGAACGAAgctcagaggaagaaagagtTGAAAAATCAGAAGACTTGTTAAGTGTTAAGCAAGCCAGTGAAGGGCTAGTACATGCAGTTACTGTTAGTGTTGTGGAAGGGGAAAGAGCAGTTACCAGCATTGAAGAAAGGTCACCATCATGGATATCTGCTGCTCTGACAGAGTGCattgagcaggaagaagaggaagagaaagaaactgagaaagTGCTTGAATCAGAAGTTGTTGTAGAAGAAGCAGTGGTAGTTGCTAAGACAATACCAGAGACGAGAAAGGATATAAGTGATGATGCCACAGCAAGTGAGCTAGAGTTAACCTCAGAGGCGGTGACTGCTCTAGAGGAGACAGCAGGAGCTTCCTGTGCTGAAGAAACAATGGAAGTGTCCTTTGCTGAAGAGACAACTGAAATGGTTTCTGCTGTTTCACAGTTGATAGAAACTCCAGATACCACAGAGGAAGTTACACCTGTACAAGAAGTAGAAGCCACTGAACAAAATTTGAAAGAATTAGACAAACAGACACAAAAAGTTCTTCATGAAGTTGCTGAAAGAGTGAAGTCTTCAGATGTAGCACAGATGGATTCTGAAAGAACTGTAACAGCAACTGTAATTTCAACTGTACAAGAAATTGAGTCAGAAGTGAAAGATGACGCTAAAGATGAGAAAATTGTAGGGCAGGGAACGGTTCTGCTTGAACAGTCCTTGAAAAAAGGAGAACAGCTGGAGGATGATGTTCAGCCTCTGGAAGGTGCAGGGAGTGTTCAGGGTGAAAATGGTATTGAAGAGAGTGTACACGAAAGTTCAGAGAGAAGTGAAATATCTCCTGCAgtgaaagaaagcacagaaggaTATGAGAATGTGGATGTATTGGGAGGTGAAGGCCAGCAGCAGACCTTCGAAGAAGCAGTTTTAGAAGACCATGAAGAAATAGCTGAAGTGCAGAGGACAACAGAGGAACCTTCATCACAAGACAGTGAAGCGGTAACTCCCAAGGAGGAGCAATTAGAAAAGCAGAGGCTTTCAGAAGAAGAGAAACTGCCCCAAACAGACTTGACAGTAGATGGGAGGAGAGAGGACCATATTCCAGAAGTGCAGGCTGCAGTAAGTATTACATAAAACACAAATGTTGATctgtcaggggaaaaaaaaaccaaacagataTTACATCTGATTTAGAACCAGGTTTTGGCAATATTCCTATCAAAGACCTTTGTTGTGTAGCAACTgaagtttgttttcagtgagaCAGATGCACGGAGGTCCAGaagaagcagctgcagcctgtgctgcagagTGTGGTGGATGTAATTCCTACAGAAAGGGGGTGGGTGATATTGTGCATGGATCAGATGGTGCTGAAAAGAATTGTCTTTAGCATGCAGCACAGTGAAGATATTGTGACTGAAGATATTATATGGAAACATATAATACAGCTGTGATCCGTATGATACCTTACATAGCAGCTGGTATCTTCAGTCACAGGCATAGACAGTTGCAGCTGAGGCACTTCTGCAAAGGGAGGAATAGAAATCACATCACTATCTCCATGTCATGCAGGAGTTACTGTGACTGTTTTGTTTCTACCTTCTTCCACCATATTTTTGGCTTAGTCTGTGTTTCAGGTTTGTCAACTGTCCATTCTTTCCTGAGCTGTGTCCTGACACACTGGACATGCAGGGATCTTAATGGATCACTAAATTCAAAGTCATGAACTCACGTCCTTCCCATAACCCTATTCCCTTCATGGTCTTGTATTCTGTTGCTCTTCCATctcagcctcccccagctcacaCCCCTGTTTACAGGTCTGTTACTGTTCTCCACAGGTGCAGAAGATTGAAGATGAAACTTCTGGGTTAGGATTTACAGGTGAAGAGCCTGCACAACTTAAAGGAGAGGGTGAAACACTCCCCGTGGAACTGGTGTGCACAAAAGCAGATGTCACAGAGGACTCTGTCAATCCTGAGAGTCAAGATGAAATTCCTGAGTTAGACTCACAAGAGCAAACTTGTACCAAAGCAGTTCCTAGCGAGGCACCTGCACAGGGAGAAGAAGATGGTGCTGTGCTCCTCAGAGTAAAGAGCACAGAAATCATTGCTGCTGAGGTCCCGATGCACAGTGAGGTAGAAGCCTCAGCACTTACTTCAGAGACAACTGGCTCAGAAGCAGCTGAAGCTGCTGAGGAGATTGTGAGGGATGGGGATGGCAGGCAGATTGCAGCAAAAGATCCTGTCCCTGACCTAAAGCCAGAATGCAtagaaaaaacaactgaaaccCTCTTCCAGAGTGATGAAATCAAAGGTGGTAAAACAGAAGATTCCATGCTCAAAACTGAAACACACTCACTGTCTGACAGTGCTCTCACTGAGCACCCTCCCAAGACTGAAGAAGATGAATCTACTGTAACATCAGCATGCCTCGATGTCACTGAAAATGGAAGCACCATCTACACTGACATAAGTCCTAAGACAAgtgaaacacagagcagcttaGCTGAAGAAATgactgcagaaacaaaacaaaaacttgcaGAAATCTCAAGCAGTCAAGactttaagaaagaagaaaacataaatgGGCAGTTGATGGAAACAGACAAAGAAGAATTTGAATCTGGAAAACAGGAAGCTGTGAAGGATGATGAATGCTGTTCAACAGCTGTCCAGCAAGAAGTTTTCTCTGTGCAGGAGGAAGGCCATGACTCGGCCTCCCCACCAGCTGAAAGCTCAGAGGCTCTGGAAGTGCCTgtagcagctgcagcagctgaagaacATGTTGTAGCAGAAGCTGCTACGCCCACAGGCATGACAGCCAAAACTATAGACCCCTTGGCAACCACACCAGAACAAATGGCTTCTGATGAGATCCCAGCTTCTACTCTTGACTATTCAGGCTGTGAGACTGCAGAGCCTGGTATTGTGGAAGCACCCCAGCCTCAGGTAACTCATGCTTATGTTAATGGAATATCAGAGAAGCAAGAGAGTTTCCAGAGTATTTATCAGCCTGAAGAAAACGCTGCTCCTTTAAGTGACAGTCTCACTCTCCCCCACTCAGAATCTGAGACGGATGTTGTTCCATCTGGGACTATAGAGTCCCAGAGTACAAAAATCGTATTGAATGTCATCCAGACTGCTGTTAACAAActtacagaaacagaagaggCAGCTGCCTTAGAGTCAGAAGAGCACACTAAGTCCAGAGGGAAAAGCCCATCATTCACGACTTTACCTGAACTTTTGGAAAGTACACAGGTAGATTACCAACTCCCAGTaaaagaagcagctgcagaaaaaacaaaagacatgCTATTAACTTCTGAGGTGCTGGAAGATGGACCAAGTCAGAATTCTGACTTTGTGACTACTCCTGAAGACATTTCAAAGGAAAGTGTGAGAGTTCAGGACTCAACATTAGAACTGAGTACTTCAGAAGATTCAACCAAAGACCTCCTAGACGTACACCAAgcaaaattaaaggaaaaggagattGGGAAGGTTGTGGAGATCTCAGACCAACATATAGGTAGGCAAACGTGtggagaaagggaggaagatGGTCACCCACCAGTGGAAGATGGGAAAGCGCAAACATGGCAGGACGATGGTTGCCAAGAAGACACAGATTGTGATGGTCCCCAAAGTCAGAACTCATTGGCTCCTGAGGCTCTGAATGTAAGTAGTATTCTTAGTCAGCATTTTCTTACCCTTGGCAAAGCAGATTTTGGGATTTCTACAActgctgtctcttttttttttttcttcttttttctccttttcccctcccctATTCCAGCAAAAGACAACTGCTTCCTACTTTAACTGGCCAGAGATTCCTCCCCACACTTTTTACTGTCTCTCACACTATTTAGTGCCTTCCATTTTTCCATACAGATACTCTCACATAAAAGGCCTTTGTCTTGGCCTGTAGTTTAGGGTAATGTTTCTAGGAGGTAAAAAATGTGATTTCCAATTTTCCTAGTTTAAACTCTTACAATACGAGTATGTATAGGATTTGATCCACAAGCGTGATTTCATGCtaacagctttcaaaagaaaattttaaaggaGGTTTATGTTGCCTTCCATAGTAAAATTGAAGTGCTTTGTTCCCAAAGCTCTTTGCTCTTCAGTGAAATCTGAATCAGAAAAGGTGATAAAGTTATAGTCTCTCTTGCAGGTATTTAGTGTGCTTGCTTAACTAAGCCAGGTGACTGTCTTCAAATCTATTTCTAAAACTGCTTGAGAAAGATACTAAGATGCTCTTGAGGTAAATTGTCattaataaagctttttttactgccttttctctttcagatgtGCTAAGGATCCATGTGGCGTTTTGAGAGATACCAGTGCTAAAGAACAACTGACAATCCTGTGAGAGAACCAGGAGCTTAATTCACTACCCTTTATTCTTGGATGTTAACACCTGCTCTTTTGAAGACTTCACcttttttgtcattaaaaacCAATGCCTTTAATATTGGGTGTATCCACACATGTCCCATTCAAAGGTCATTTGCCTCTGCTGAAAATGTCCCATTTAGACTGGAGATGCACATC
This genomic stretch from Meleagris gallopavo isolate NT-WF06-2002-E0010 breed Aviagen turkey brand Nicholas breeding stock chromosome 2, Turkey_5.1, whole genome shotgun sequence harbors:
- the AKAP12 gene encoding A-kinase anchor protein 12, whose amino-acid sequence is MSLTALMAEVGNPRALVAKGPRAHRGAAPGRSTPRALAGAGSVSVGGGEVVTVQASDASSPVPDINEDNLELEVPPQEPQQPGDVTAPQELTGQQPEVTSPLQEPPEQHVEALTTSIEQTEPSSVTLKEDDTQTMETSPSDSSTKDGVAAEKEDAHTDKRSPSVEEDAEDAEHVSEPQSYDLGFKKVFKFVGFRFTVKKEKTGKSEPVQLLTVKKETQVTEGADDQKEVSSEETVMPEDAPSAEDNAKDALKNEKTEDESPKTPEANEMCSQSSASAADTASPLRKFFSQGWTGFRKKKSFRKPKEDEQQSPTKEEQEKEGAMLMTETSEKEKSESEEQVEEKDVTTVTTETQEKEQTEDEKQKSKTATTTGFDASEEEEVTEHDEQDVAAAVATVGAKEGKAEDQESKLVEVSEDLGKKEEKNEAEKENEVTEKPLTTTSVMPVITASVNGELKVLPVGKDLESTEKCEINDRTEISSEEKLGAASLLAMESSSEDFKKPEGIDESKPFLLEKETFDEKTETAELEVSPTTEVVTEKLETQGEAQDGTTEKKASKEDEAKLALDAAEPKSFSTSEQSFDTEDDQQSVKPTDEGLQGKIGEITTEITPEEASGKRPPEGITNEAELLSSQEKAKLQGSPLKKLFTGTGLKKLSGKKHKGKREESKLGEQGELTQHLSDSPDSPEEQKAESSASSPEELNEIPSLEKSVDGTQVSESEDAAVSDVERKRESVTPWASFKKMVTPKKRVRRPSESDKEEEVDKTKSIATSVTENAAEESQVELKENGMDQKPEKVTEEPKRKVDTSVSWEAFICVGSSKKRARKSSSSDEESEHKLGQESQKIEESGQSKETATDAILTSSQESDQGQGNSSPEQAGSPSEGEGISTWESFKRLVTPRRKSKTRMEERTEDSVTGSSLEHSTSDGEPGKDESWVPFRKLMPGRRKKKSDGKPEPTHLKQAREDMAETAEEDSDVPAVVPLSEYEAAEQEKIEAQQVKDAEALKERSSEEERVEKSEDLLSVKQASEGLVHAVTVSVVEGERAVTSIEERSPSWISAALTECIEQEEEEEKETEKVLESEVVVEEAVVVAKTIPETRKDISDDATASELELTSEAVTALEETAGASCAEETMEVSFAEETTEMVSAVSQLIETPDTTEEVTPVQEVEATEQNLKELDKQTQKVLHEVAERVKSSDVAQMDSERTVTATVISTVQEIESEVKDDAKDEKIVGQGTVLLEQSLKKGEQLEDDVQPLEGAGSVQGENGIEESVHESSERSEISPAVKESTEGYENVDVLGGEGQQQTFEEAVLEDHEEIAEVQRTTEEPSSQDSEAVTPKEEQLEKQRLSEEEKLPQTDLTVDGRREDHIPEVQAAVQKIEDETSGLGFTGEEPAQLKGEGETLPVELVCTKADVTEDSVNPESQDEIPELDSQEQTCTKAVPSEAPAQGEEDGAVLLRVKSTEIIAAEVPMHSEVEASALTSETTGSEAAEAAEEIVRDGDGRQIAAKDPVPDLKPECIEKTTETLFQSDEIKGGKTEDSMLKTETHSLSDSALTEHPPKTEEDESTVTSACLDVTENGSTIYTDISPKTSETQSSLAEEMTAETKQKLAEISSSQDFKKEENINGQLMETDKEEFESGKQEAVKDDECCSTAVQQEVFSVQEEGHDSASPPAESSEALEVPVAAAAAEEHVVAEAATPTGMTAKTIDPLATTPEQMASDEIPASTLDYSGCETAEPGIVEAPQPQVTHAYVNGISEKQESFQSIYQPEENAAPLSDSLTLPHSESETDVVPSGTIESQSTKIVLNVIQTAVNKLTETEEAAALESEEHTKSRGKSPSFTTLPELLESTQVDYQLPVKEAAAEKTKDMLLTSEVLEDGPSQNSDFVTTPEDISKESVRVQDSTLELSTSEDSTKDLLDVHQAKLKEKEIGKVVEISDQHIGRQTCGEREEDGHPPVEDGKAQTWQDDGCQEDTDCDGPQSQNSLAPEALNMC